In methanogenic archaeon ISO4-H5, the following are encoded in one genomic region:
- a CDS encoding TPR repeat-containing protein produces the protein MTVTEDLDRSVKLTAEGKWNEARKILIRLARKGVMEAQFNLGLIYFNGYDVKPDYGKALKWYTKAADQGMPEAQVNLGVMYFDGTGVSKDLGKAFELFQKAADNGYALAQLHVGMMYESGLHVEKNPGLASSWYRSAADQDLPQACLALARMYSVGTGVKQSEGMALDYLEKAVKLDFAPAMELLATMYYFGELVPKSPAKAFELYQKAAKKGMPEAQTALGMMYMDGEGTEQNQDLAVAWFRIAAIQGNADAQLNLAIAYDFGHGVEQDYAKAAELYELAGEQGNSDALCNLGDMYEKGRGVPQDFKKAFDYYTRSYNLGNDLALCSLGDMYLLGEGVPKDRAKAVEIYTESARKGCEEAVEELRKLGEPIPDTKQD, from the coding sequence ATGACAGTGACCGAGGATTTGGACAGGAGCGTAAAGCTCACCGCAGAGGGCAAATGGAACGAGGCCCGCAAGATTCTCATCCGTCTCGCCAGAAAGGGCGTGATGGAGGCCCAGTTCAACCTCGGACTCATCTACTTCAACGGTTACGATGTCAAACCCGATTACGGGAAGGCACTCAAATGGTACACCAAGGCGGCCGACCAGGGCATGCCGGAGGCACAGGTCAATCTCGGAGTCATGTACTTCGACGGTACCGGAGTCAGTAAGGACCTCGGCAAGGCTTTCGAACTCTTCCAGAAGGCGGCAGACAATGGGTATGCACTAGCACAGCTCCACGTCGGCATGATGTACGAGAGCGGCCTGCATGTGGAGAAGAATCCAGGACTTGCATCGTCATGGTACCGCTCCGCGGCCGACCAGGATCTACCCCAGGCATGTCTGGCACTTGCAAGGATGTACAGTGTCGGAACGGGTGTCAAACAATCGGAAGGAATGGCTCTCGACTATCTGGAGAAGGCCGTCAAACTGGACTTCGCTCCCGCCATGGAACTTCTCGCGACCATGTACTACTTCGGGGAACTGGTACCCAAATCCCCCGCTAAAGCGTTCGAACTCTACCAAAAAGCGGCCAAGAAAGGTATGCCCGAAGCACAGACCGCCCTCGGCATGATGTACATGGACGGGGAGGGAACAGAACAGAACCAGGATCTGGCTGTCGCATGGTTCAGGATCGCAGCCATCCAAGGCAATGCCGATGCACAGCTGAATCTCGCCATCGCCTATGACTTCGGACACGGGGTGGAACAGGATTATGCCAAGGCCGCCGAGCTTTACGAGCTGGCGGGCGAACAGGGGAACTCCGATGCACTCTGCAACCTCGGGGACATGTACGAAAAAGGCCGTGGTGTCCCACAGGACTTCAAAAAGGCATTCGATTACTACACCCGCTCGTACAACCTCGGAAACGATCTGGCACTATGCAGTCTCGGTGATATGTATCTCCTCGGGGAAGGTGTCCCCAAGGACCGTGCGAAGGCGGTGGAGATCTATACGGAATCTGCCCGCAAAGGCTGCGAAGAGGCGGTGGAGGAACTCAGGAAACTGGGCGAACCCATACCGGACACGAAGCAGGATTGA
- a CDS encoding DNA polymerase III PolC: protein MKTNPRPGRGKSLIASPEDYVCIDLETTGLRPSSDWIIEVAAYRMRSGKAEDRFVSFVRPREIGKVSSFITQLTGITREMVADAPLPEEVLPELFDFVGDDMVVGHNTCFDMNFLYDGAVRAGLDPIGNDFTDTMRISRRTYKELPNHRLGTLAQHLDVVPTAAHRAAADVETTIRCYEQMVKARRADIPLWD from the coding sequence GTGAAAACGAACCCCCGCCCCGGAAGGGGCAAGAGCCTCATCGCCTCGCCCGAGGATTACGTATGCATCGACCTGGAGACCACGGGCCTGAGACCCTCCAGCGATTGGATAATCGAAGTTGCGGCATACAGGATGAGGTCCGGAAAAGCAGAGGACAGGTTCGTCAGTTTCGTGCGTCCCAGAGAGATCGGCAAGGTCTCGTCTTTCATTACCCAGCTCACCGGAATCACCCGTGAGATGGTGGCCGATGCGCCCCTCCCCGAAGAGGTGCTCCCGGAGCTCTTCGACTTCGTCGGCGACGACATGGTGGTGGGGCACAACACCTGCTTCGACATGAACTTCCTCTACGACGGTGCGGTCCGCGCGGGACTGGATCCCATCGGGAACGATTTCACCGATACCATGAGGATCTCCCGGAGGACCTACAAGGAACTCCCCAACCACAGACTCGGAACGCTCGCACAGCATCTCGATGTCGTCCCGACCGCTGCCCACAGAGCCGCAGCCGATGTGGAGACCACCATACGCTGCTATGAGCAGATGGTGAAGGCACGCCGTGCGGACATCCCCCTGTGGGACTGA
- a CDS encoding N-carbamoyl-D-amino acid amidohydrolase AguB1, with protein MEVRIALCQVPSSGDVNGNLEEIRRITKKVSADIYLFPELFLTGYGCRSFDESVLAKAEQSLKELCCEKDIAIAMGMPIIRGRETFNSLVFFSPEGRTEYDKLYLANFEPYNEEVFTPGKGPSLVEWKGMRFGLLICYDAMFPEIHRYYATHGADAVLMASASAEQSEYAMSTVLPARSFENTVYTLFCNNTGAGPAGRYFGGSCAYSPLGKALAKAGTGEEVVTVTLSSSEIESARKIRTHLADLRSDIVWD; from the coding sequence ATGGAAGTCAGGATTGCCCTCTGCCAAGTGCCGAGCAGCGGGGACGTGAACGGGAATCTGGAGGAAATCAGGAGGATTACCAAAAAGGTATCTGCCGACATCTACCTGTTCCCGGAACTGTTCCTGACCGGATACGGTTGCAGAAGCTTCGACGAATCCGTACTGGCAAAAGCCGAACAGTCTCTGAAGGAACTGTGCTGCGAAAAGGACATAGCCATTGCCATGGGAATGCCTATAATCCGCGGCAGAGAGACCTTCAATTCTCTGGTTTTCTTCTCCCCCGAAGGCAGAACGGAGTACGACAAACTGTACCTGGCCAACTTCGAACCTTACAACGAGGAGGTCTTCACTCCTGGGAAAGGTCCGTCCTTGGTCGAATGGAAGGGCATGAGGTTCGGTCTCCTGATCTGCTACGATGCCATGTTCCCCGAGATCCACCGCTATTACGCGACCCACGGAGCCGATGCCGTCCTCATGGCAAGCGCCTCCGCGGAACAATCCGAATACGCTATGAGCACGGTCCTCCCGGCCAGATCCTTCGAGAACACCGTGTACACCCTGTTCTGCAACAACACAGGTGCCGGGCCCGCGGGAAGATACTTCGGAGGCTCGTGCGCATACTCGCCGCTGGGAAAGGCGTTGGCCAAAGCAGGCACCGGAGAAGAGGTAGTCACAGTTACCTTATCTTCATCGGAGATTGAAAGTGCCAGGAAGATCAGGACCCATCTAGCCGACCTTCGCAGCGACATAGTTTGGGATTGA
- a CDS encoding NAD synthetase NadE: MAFRAVRSITDNDISRILAFIRETVAGAHAEGAVVGISGGIDSAVVVKLCADALGADKVHAIFMPVDSTPKEDYRQTESMCQAWGVMYDVIDIQSVSEEFGKMLSKPGDDPLQKGNMMSRCRMIVLFDAARRERSLVFGTTNRSELLMGYMTKFGDGAEDASPICRLYKTQVWEMARLIGVPEEIISKVPTAGLWEGQTDEAEMGVTYLALDKALNVMEQGATDAEMAAAAGITETKAAEIRSQVSRMMHKHSPAYAPDDC, encoded by the coding sequence ATGGCATTCCGTGCTGTGCGCAGCATCACCGACAACGACATTTCCCGTATTCTAGCTTTCATCAGGGAGACCGTTGCGGGTGCGCATGCGGAAGGAGCGGTCGTAGGAATAAGCGGAGGTATCGACTCCGCAGTCGTCGTCAAGCTCTGTGCGGACGCGCTCGGGGCGGATAAGGTCCATGCCATATTCATGCCCGTAGACAGTACTCCGAAGGAGGATTACCGGCAGACCGAAAGCATGTGCCAGGCGTGGGGAGTCATGTATGACGTCATCGATATCCAATCGGTCTCGGAAGAGTTTGGGAAGATGCTCTCGAAACCCGGAGACGACCCCCTTCAGAAAGGCAACATGATGTCACGCTGCCGTATGATCGTCCTCTTCGATGCGGCACGCCGCGAGAGGTCCCTGGTTTTCGGTACCACCAACCGCAGCGAGCTCCTCATGGGTTATATGACCAAATTCGGAGACGGTGCCGAGGATGCTTCCCCGATCTGCAGATTATACAAGACCCAGGTGTGGGAGATGGCCCGTCTCATAGGGGTGCCCGAGGAGATCATCAGCAAGGTGCCTACCGCAGGTCTCTGGGAAGGCCAGACCGATGAGGCCGAGATGGGCGTGACCTATCTGGCACTTGATAAGGCGCTGAACGTCATGGAGCAAGGGGCGACCGATGCGGAGATGGCAGCGGCCGCCGGAATCACCGAAACCAAGGCCGCAGAGATTAGGTCTCAGGTAAGCAGGATGATGCACAAACACAGTCCTGCCTACGCACCCGATGATTGCTGA
- a CDS encoding cobalamin biosynthesis protein CbiD yields MLLSGKPVLFADIMTPRGIPLHIDIENIEMHEDSVSCAVRKDGGDDADDTNGAYICAEVRKSSEDGVHIDGGIGVGRVTRKGLDQPPGNAAINHVPRNMIVEAVEDVCQALGYAGGIDVRIYVPEGEKIAVRTFNSRLGIVGGISILGTSGIVEPMSETALLGSIKAEMNVFMAEGRKYLLTVPGNYGKDFVKAYPALEGQTPVECSNFIGDFLDMAVEAGAEGVLLVGNLGKLVKLAGGIMNTHSRNADSRMEILASNAILAGADAETAKNILGCISTDDALEVLNEKGLMKQTMEILIPKIEFHMNHRVKGDIKVAAITFSSEFGILGQTPGADELLRKVGAKE; encoded by the coding sequence ATGCTTCTGTCCGGGAAGCCTGTACTTTTCGCTGACATCATGACCCCCCGCGGGATTCCCCTGCACATCGACATCGAGAACATTGAGATGCATGAGGACAGTGTTTCCTGTGCGGTCCGTAAGGACGGGGGAGACGATGCAGATGATACCAACGGTGCCTACATCTGCGCCGAGGTGCGCAAATCCTCCGAGGACGGAGTCCATATCGACGGAGGCATCGGAGTCGGAAGGGTCACCCGCAAAGGATTGGATCAGCCGCCGGGCAACGCGGCCATTAATCACGTGCCCCGTAACATGATCGTGGAAGCTGTGGAGGATGTCTGCCAGGCCTTGGGTTATGCGGGAGGTATTGACGTCAGGATATACGTTCCGGAAGGGGAGAAGATCGCGGTCCGCACCTTCAACTCCCGCCTGGGCATCGTGGGGGGCATATCCATCCTGGGTACCAGCGGTATAGTGGAACCCATGAGCGAGACCGCTCTCCTCGGGTCGATCAAGGCTGAGATGAACGTGTTCATGGCCGAGGGCAGGAAGTATCTCCTGACGGTTCCCGGGAACTACGGCAAGGATTTCGTCAAGGCCTATCCCGCACTGGAGGGCCAGACCCCCGTGGAATGCAGCAATTTCATCGGTGATTTCCTTGACATGGCGGTGGAAGCCGGTGCCGAGGGCGTGCTCCTGGTGGGAAACCTCGGAAAATTGGTCAAACTGGCCGGAGGAATCATGAACACCCATTCCCGCAACGCCGATTCCAGGATGGAGATCCTGGCTTCCAATGCGATTCTCGCCGGCGCCGATGCCGAGACCGCCAAGAATATTCTCGGATGCATCTCCACCGATGATGCCTTGGAAGTCCTGAACGAGAAGGGACTCATGAAACAGACCATGGAGATACTCATCCCCAAGATCGAGTTCCACATGAACCACCGTGTCAAGGGCGACATCAAAGTGGCGGCAATCACGTTCTCCTCAGAATTCGGAATACTAGGGCAGACTCCCGGGGCGGACGAGCTCCTCAGGAAAGTGGGGGCGAAGGAATGA
- a CDS encoding cobalamin biosynthesis protein CbiG, whose amino-acid sequence MAISEVFKGDEVDLFAKSTSDELGLRHVDESMRSWTGRAFETYDAIVFVGAIGIAVREIAPFVKSKDIDPAIISVDEKGRFSVPILSGHIGGANGLAVRIAGGIGALPVVTTATDINGKIAIDSFAVNNNLTITSLHMAKEVAARILANDPVGLVCDVECLDSPPPELSGPADSPTGVYIGIKDVKPFQSTLHLVPRDLVLGIGCRRNTPQQDIEDMVSKALSEIGADMSRVRAAASIDLKKDEAGLLGFADAHRIPITFYTSDELNAVEGEFSKSNFVQSVTSVDCVCERSAVKCSADGELVLRKFAGNGVTVAIVQEKFAVSFAKVRR is encoded by the coding sequence ATGGCCATCTCCGAGGTTTTCAAAGGAGATGAGGTAGACCTGTTCGCCAAGAGTACATCGGACGAATTGGGTCTCAGACACGTGGACGAGAGCATGAGGTCCTGGACCGGAAGGGCTTTCGAGACATACGACGCAATCGTGTTCGTAGGGGCGATCGGAATCGCCGTGAGGGAGATCGCACCGTTCGTGAAATCGAAGGACATCGATCCCGCCATCATCTCGGTGGATGAGAAGGGAAGATTCTCTGTTCCGATTCTTTCGGGACATATCGGCGGAGCTAACGGTCTCGCTGTACGTATCGCAGGAGGCATAGGTGCGCTGCCGGTAGTGACCACTGCCACAGACATAAACGGCAAGATAGCGATAGATTCGTTTGCTGTCAACAATAATTTGACAATTACCTCATTACACATGGCCAAGGAGGTCGCAGCCCGTATCCTGGCCAACGATCCGGTCGGATTGGTCTGCGATGTGGAGTGCCTCGACTCCCCTCCTCCCGAGTTATCGGGTCCCGCCGATTCACCCACAGGAGTATACATCGGTATCAAAGATGTCAAACCGTTCCAGTCAACTCTTCATCTAGTCCCCCGCGACCTGGTCCTCGGGATTGGTTGTCGCCGCAACACCCCTCAGCAGGATATCGAGGACATGGTCTCCAAGGCCCTCTCGGAAATCGGGGCGGACATGTCACGCGTCCGTGCGGCCGCAAGCATCGACCTGAAGAAGGATGAAGCCGGTCTGCTCGGATTCGCGGACGCCCACCGTATACCCATCACATTCTACACTTCCGACGAGCTGAATGCGGTCGAAGGTGAATTCTCGAAATCCAATTTCGTGCAGTCCGTTACTTCCGTGGACTGCGTATGCGAGCGTTCGGCAGTGAAATGCTCCGCCGACGGTGAGCTCGTACTCAGGAAGTTCGCAGGAAACGGCGTGACCGTGGCCATAGTGCAGGAAAAGTTCGCAGTCTCGTTTGCAAAGGTGAGAAGATGA
- a CDS encoding precorrin-6x reductase CbiJ, producing MTGKVLVFAGTTEGGAITDFLANAGIKVHACVATEYGRTSLRPNPNVEVSAHPLPPEEMRGLMKEYPVVVDATHPYAVRITAHIKEACADTGAEYIRLRRPESFATGDDIVTVDSIDAAVEYLKGTEGNILVTTGSRDIAKYTAIPNYRDRVFARVLSISDSVSECAKNGFEGKNLFAMQGPFCEELDYGMMVQIDAKFMVTKDSGAPGGFAEKVAAARRAGVTIVLVGRPQEEPGTDYRATAQLLASKFGFACPEQEASSEIRTLSIIGTGVGPGTGLTSAGAEAVKDADLVVGADRMLQIPEAAGKPVLPEYMPTKIFAYLDEHPEYRNIALLVSGDVGFYSAAKSMLAKVDPSEYDVSLHCGISSVQYLCARAGVPWQDVRLISAHAKDANIVGNVRRNSAVFTLLNGSEGVRKMCKQLTEYGFADVRVAVGCDLGYPEEKFLYGTPEEILSSDLGTLCAALIFNPSPDGRNPISIPDSEFIRGDAPMTKSEIRALSVAKLKLCEDSLVYDIGAGTGSVTVEMALTAYNGTVYAVEKEDAAADLIEENKRKFGTPNVEVIRGLAPEAMKDLPAPTHVFIGGSSGNLKDIVVCVLEKNPEARIIVNSVTLETISEVLELPKVCAVEQEEVVCINAANSRHLGRYNLMTAQNPVYIAVFRGKSA from the coding sequence ATGACAGGCAAAGTTCTCGTTTTCGCCGGTACCACCGAGGGAGGGGCCATAACCGACTTCCTCGCTAATGCCGGCATCAAAGTGCATGCATGTGTGGCCACCGAATACGGCCGCACCTCTCTCAGACCCAACCCCAACGTGGAGGTGTCCGCCCACCCTCTCCCTCCGGAGGAGATGAGGGGGCTCATGAAGGAATACCCTGTAGTGGTGGATGCCACCCACCCTTACGCGGTGCGCATCACCGCTCACATCAAGGAGGCCTGCGCCGACACCGGAGCGGAGTACATTCGCCTGCGCCGCCCCGAATCCTTTGCGACGGGTGACGACATAGTCACGGTGGACAGCATAGATGCGGCGGTCGAGTACCTGAAAGGTACCGAGGGCAACATCCTTGTCACCACCGGCAGCAGGGACATTGCCAAGTACACCGCCATTCCCAATTACCGCGATAGGGTATTCGCCAGGGTCTTGTCCATCAGCGACAGTGTCTCCGAGTGCGCTAAGAACGGGTTCGAAGGGAAGAACCTGTTCGCCATGCAGGGTCCCTTCTGCGAGGAACTGGACTACGGTATGATGGTGCAGATCGATGCCAAATTCATGGTGACCAAGGATTCCGGAGCGCCCGGGGGTTTCGCCGAGAAGGTTGCCGCCGCCCGCCGTGCAGGAGTTACCATCGTCCTCGTCGGAAGGCCTCAGGAAGAACCCGGCACCGATTACCGCGCGACCGCTCAGCTGCTCGCTTCTAAGTTTGGATTCGCCTGTCCCGAACAGGAAGCATCTTCGGAGATTCGCACTCTCTCAATCATAGGCACAGGAGTGGGCCCGGGAACCGGTCTCACCTCCGCAGGAGCGGAAGCGGTCAAGGATGCCGACCTCGTGGTCGGTGCCGACCGTATGCTGCAGATCCCGGAGGCTGCGGGCAAACCCGTGCTGCCTGAGTACATGCCGACCAAGATCTTCGCGTATCTCGACGAGCATCCCGAGTACCGCAACATCGCCCTGCTTGTTTCCGGTGATGTGGGATTCTACAGTGCCGCCAAATCTATGCTGGCGAAAGTGGATCCCTCCGAGTACGACGTATCCCTTCACTGCGGTATCTCCTCTGTGCAGTACCTATGTGCCAGAGCGGGAGTGCCGTGGCAGGATGTGCGTCTCATAAGTGCCCATGCCAAGGATGCCAACATCGTCGGCAACGTCCGCCGCAACTCCGCGGTCTTCACCTTGCTCAACGGAAGCGAGGGCGTGCGCAAGATGTGCAAACAGCTCACCGAGTACGGCTTCGCAGACGTCCGTGTGGCGGTCGGTTGCGACCTCGGATATCCTGAAGAGAAGTTCCTCTACGGAACTCCCGAGGAAATCCTCAGTTCAGATCTTGGAACACTCTGTGCGGCACTCATATTCAATCCTTCACCGGACGGCAGGAACCCCATCAGTATCCCCGACTCGGAGTTCATCCGCGGGGACGCACCCATGACCAAATCCGAGATTAGAGCCCTATCCGTGGCTAAACTGAAGCTCTGCGAGGATTCGCTGGTCTACGATATCGGTGCGGGAACAGGATCCGTCACCGTGGAGATGGCACTGACCGCCTACAACGGTACCGTGTATGCTGTAGAGAAGGAGGATGCGGCCGCCGACCTCATCGAGGAGAACAAGAGGAAGTTCGGTACCCCCAATGTGGAGGTCATCCGCGGACTGGCTCCGGAAGCGATGAAGGATTTGCCTGCCCCCACTCACGTGTTCATCGGAGGTTCCTCCGGCAATCTCAAGGACATCGTGGTCTGCGTCCTGGAGAAGAATCCCGAGGCTCGCATCATCGTCAACTCCGTGACCCTGGAGACAATCTCCGAGGTCCTCGAACTGCCCAAGGTCTGTGCGGTCGAGCAGGAAGAGGTCGTATGCATCAACGCGGCCAACTCCCGTCATCTCGGAAGGTACAACCTCATGACCGCCCAGAACCCCGTGTATATAGCGGTATTCAGAGGGAAATCCGCATGA
- a CDS encoding cobyrinic acid a,c-diamide synthase CbiA2 has product MSQSRFMIAAPTSGSGKTLVTCGILQALVNRKLKVASFKCGPDYIDPMFHARVIGTKSRNLDCFFCDDETLKYLYARNAESSDISVIEGVMGFYDGMRAASTDGSSYDVSQKLKTPVILLVNCKGASVSCIPVVKGFKEFKENNIKGVILNNMSPHVFAEIKPAIERDLGLKVIGYVPKLKDINLESRHLGLVLPDEVASLKEDLNKLAGILEETLDFDALLEIAAGAPEISGKAPAHSVLDSKVKIGLAVDDTFCFTYEDNIELLKECGADIVPFSPMHDPKLPEGIHGMILSGGYPELHGEVLESNKSMLKDIREKIEGGMPCLAECGGFMYLHEKMEDSEGKMRSLVGAVKGEVRNTGKLARFGYVTLSAEGDTILPPGGVRGHEFHYWDSTNCGESWKAVKTSGKEYRCGHEEGALVAGYPHLYYYSNPEVAYRFLLKCSRYGN; this is encoded by the coding sequence ATGAGCCAGAGCCGTTTCATGATTGCAGCTCCCACTAGCGGGAGCGGTAAGACCCTGGTGACCTGCGGTATCCTGCAGGCATTGGTGAACAGGAAGCTGAAGGTTGCCTCCTTCAAGTGCGGGCCCGACTATATCGACCCCATGTTCCATGCCCGTGTCATCGGGACCAAATCCAGGAACCTCGACTGCTTCTTCTGCGACGACGAGACCCTGAAATATCTGTATGCGAGGAATGCCGAATCTTCCGACATCTCCGTCATCGAGGGTGTCATGGGATTCTACGACGGTATGCGTGCCGCATCCACCGACGGCAGTTCGTACGACGTGTCCCAGAAGTTGAAGACTCCCGTGATCCTGCTGGTGAACTGCAAGGGTGCAAGTGTCTCATGCATTCCCGTGGTGAAGGGATTCAAGGAGTTCAAGGAGAACAATATCAAGGGTGTGATCCTCAACAACATGAGCCCCCACGTCTTCGCGGAGATCAAGCCCGCAATAGAGAGGGACCTCGGTCTGAAGGTCATCGGATACGTGCCCAAACTCAAGGACATCAATCTCGAGAGCAGACATCTGGGTCTGGTGCTTCCCGACGAGGTCGCTTCCCTGAAGGAGGACCTCAACAAACTGGCGGGTATTCTGGAGGAGACCCTGGATTTCGATGCACTTCTTGAGATCGCCGCAGGCGCTCCCGAGATAAGCGGAAAAGCTCCGGCGCACAGCGTGCTCGACAGCAAGGTGAAGATCGGACTCGCCGTGGATGATACATTCTGTTTCACTTACGAGGACAATATCGAACTCCTGAAGGAGTGCGGTGCGGATATCGTTCCGTTCTCACCCATGCATGACCCCAAACTTCCCGAGGGAATTCATGGAATGATCCTCTCGGGAGGATATCCGGAACTCCACGGCGAGGTGCTGGAATCCAACAAGAGCATGCTGAAGGACATCCGCGAGAAGATCGAGGGCGGTATGCCGTGTCTCGCCGAGTGCGGCGGGTTCATGTATCTCCATGAGAAGATGGAGGACTCTGAGGGAAAGATGCGCAGCCTGGTCGGCGCCGTCAAGGGCGAGGTACGCAACACGGGCAAGCTGGCACGTTTCGGTTATGTCACATTATCTGCGGAAGGGGATACCATCCTGCCCCCCGGAGGGGTCAGAGGACACGAGTTCCATTATTGGGACAGCACCAACTGCGGCGAGTCCTGGAAGGCCGTGAAGACCTCCGGGAAGGAGTACAGATGCGGGCACGAGGAAGGTGCCCTTGTTGCCGGGTACCCGCACCTTTATTATTACTCAAACCCAGAGGTAGCCTACCGTTTCCTTCTGAAATGTTCCCGTTACGGTAACTGA
- a CDS encoding zinc transporter ZIP9 has product MVLLFAAVILAITLIAGYLPFLMNRNPEHMHFLIAFSAGVMLGVLFIMLPPEALERTLDAGHSLHTACYMILIGFVLLLVIDFLVKKYLHSDEHADDEHTHNITSMSAFAGLSIHSFFDGLALAAAFVAGEDVGFMVLIALCLHKAVVVFSLSSTLLMSESKSSAWKYLVAFSVISPIATVVSYLCLNTGNMGFAGPALCFSVGIFMFVTLCDMVPEAFHHRDKDPKQLAALIIGLIVVIIVSYISESMMGGLEL; this is encoded by the coding sequence ATGGTATTACTGTTCGCAGCAGTGATTCTCGCCATCACACTCATCGCAGGTTATCTCCCGTTCCTTATGAACAGGAATCCCGAGCACATGCATTTCCTGATAGCGTTCAGCGCAGGAGTCATGCTTGGTGTGCTCTTCATAATGCTGCCCCCTGAAGCTCTCGAAAGGACTCTCGATGCCGGACACTCGCTCCACACCGCATGTTACATGATCCTCATCGGATTCGTACTGCTCCTGGTCATAGACTTCCTAGTGAAGAAATATCTCCACTCCGACGAGCACGCGGATGATGAGCACACCCACAACATCACCTCGATGTCAGCTTTCGCAGGTCTGTCCATACACTCATTCTTCGACGGTCTGGCACTCGCAGCCGCATTCGTCGCCGGAGAGGACGTGGGATTCATGGTCCTCATCGCACTGTGCCTTCACAAGGCCGTGGTGGTGTTCTCCCTGTCCTCCACCCTCCTCATGTCCGAGAGCAAATCCAGCGCCTGGAAGTATCTGGTGGCGTTCAGCGTAATCTCCCCGATCGCGACTGTGGTTTCCTACCTGTGCCTCAACACCGGCAACATGGGTTTCGCGGGACCGGCCCTGTGCTTCTCCGTAGGAATCTTCATGTTCGTCACTCTGTGCGACATGGTCCCCGAGGCATTCCATCACAGGGACAAGGACCCCAAGCAGCTGGCCGCGCTGATCATCGGACTGATCGTCGTGATCATTGTTTCCTACATCTCGGAATCGATGATGGGCGGACTCGAACTCTGA
- a CDS encoding nickel responsive transcriptional regulator NikR1, with amino-acid sequence MPVISVSLSEENLEFLDKIQDTYKLKGRSDAVRTSINSAISEMQDMENMSGNVEGILITVRHDHADPWMGIIQAKYINCIKTQIHSHLRDKKCLEVMVVSCDADELKDIMQEIKASGKADYVRFVRS; translated from the coding sequence ATGCCCGTGATTAGTGTGTCCTTAAGTGAGGAGAACCTCGAGTTTCTTGACAAGATACAGGACACTTACAAGCTGAAGGGACGCAGCGATGCTGTTCGTACATCCATTAATTCTGCTATATCGGAAATGCAGGACATGGAGAACATGAGCGGCAACGTTGAGGGCATTCTGATTACCGTGCGCCACGATCACGCCGATCCGTGGATGGGCATTATACAGGCCAAATACATCAACTGTATCAAGACTCAGATTCACTCCCATCTCAGGGACAAGAAGTGTCTTGAGGTCATGGTCGTTTCCTGCGATGCGGACGAACTGAAGGACATTATGCAGGAGATCAAGGCTTCCGGAAAGGCGGATTATGTCCGTTTCGTCCGCAGCTGA